In one Saimiri boliviensis isolate mSaiBol1 chromosome 3, mSaiBol1.pri, whole genome shotgun sequence genomic region, the following are encoded:
- the OPRPN gene encoding opiorphin prepropeptide, with protein MDVATPRWMLLQNVSYESKTPKLQPSESQRFPGRQYLSGQLPPLPPYRPRWLPPSPPPPYGSRLNSPLSLLFVRGRVPPSSFPQFSQAVILSQLFPLKPIGQPRLFPGYPNLHFPLRPYYVGPFRISKPQFPPIPFYLAIYLPISNPKPQINTTTTDTIITTNPPTTTTATSNTSTKHTMTVTSSTVPISSIPEPAASTSAATPTAPTENTTQILTNPPHTVLLSATVQVTTSNQTTFRSTMPKSFWQKLFDIFG; from the coding sequence CCCAGTGAGAGTCAAAGATTCCCTGGAAGACAGTATCTATCTGGCCAGCTGCCACCACTTCCACCTTACAGGCCAAGATGGCTTCCACCAAGTCCCCCACCTCCCTATGGCTCAAGACTTAATTCaccactttctcttctctttgttcGAGGGCGAGTTCCACCATCTTCTTTTCCTCAGTTTAGCCAAGCGGTCATTCTATCTCAACTCTTTCCATTGAAACCTATTGGACAACCTCGACTCTTTCCAGGTTATCCAAACCTACATTTCCCACTAAGACCTTACTATGTAGGACCTTTTAGGATATCAAAACCCCAATTTCCTCCTATTCCTTTTTATCTTGCTATTTACCTTCCCATCTCTAACCCTAAACCCCAAATAAATACCACCACCACAGATACAATAATCACCACAAATCCACCTACCACCACAACAGCAACCTCCAACACatccacaaaacatacaatgACAGTCACCTCTTCAACAGTACCTATCTCTTCAATACCAGAGCCTGCTGCCTCCACATCAGCAGCAACCCCCACAGCACCTACTGAAAATACTACTCAAATTCTCACCAACCCGCCTCACACTGTATTGCTCAGTGCCACTGTCCAAGTTACAACTTCCAACCAAACTACATTCAGAAGCACAATGCCTAAAAGTTTTTGGCAAAAACTTTTTGACATTTTTGGTTGA